From Brochothrix thermosphacta DSM 20171 = FSL F6-1036, a single genomic window includes:
- a CDS encoding phosphopantetheine-binding protein yields the protein MSKDGNFFSIGVDSIKAITIANLIYKV from the coding sequence ATCAGTAAAGATGGTAATTTCTTTAGCATAGGTGTAGACTCAATAAAAGCTATAACGATTGCAAACCTAATATATAAAGTTTAG
- a CDS encoding alpha/beta fold hydrolase, with translation MKETISSKQAKIVVEKKGSKEVILLLHAGILDKRMWGNEVNLLSKDYCVIAVDLPGFGESEILGNRINYVEIIETVLEHYELTEVSIIAASFGGKIAIDFCLIHPEKVKKMILISPAVSGWEDSKELIDYEEQESLTTDVKDLVTMNYEFWITRGRDATNVNAEVEKLIVEMLQHNFSLEDNQAEEINIIDNSLKKLGNIEQSLLIINGEKDVSDFLAIGSCIHNKVLLSQREVIPNTAHLPNLENSNLVSRYITAFLKKSD, from the coding sequence TTGAAAGAAACTATTAGTTCTAAACAAGCTAAGATTGTAGTAGAAAAAAAAGGTAGTAAAGAAGTGATTTTGTTATTACATGCCGGTATTTTAGACAAAAGAATGTGGGGAAATGAAGTTAACCTGCTATCTAAAGATTATTGTGTTATAGCAGTAGATTTACCAGGATTTGGTGAAAGTGAAATTCTAGGAAATAGGATCAATTATGTCGAAATAATTGAGACAGTATTAGAGCATTATGAACTTACAGAGGTATCGATTATAGCTGCTTCTTTTGGCGGGAAAATCGCTATTGATTTTTGTCTTATACATCCTGAAAAAGTAAAAAAGATGATTTTAATTTCTCCAGCAGTTAGTGGTTGGGAAGATTCTAAGGAATTAATCGATTATGAAGAACAAGAAAGTTTAACAACTGATGTAAAAGATTTGGTTACTATGAATTATGAATTTTGGATTACACGTGGTCGTGATGCTACAAATGTAAATGCTGAAGTTGAAAAACTAATTGTTGAAATGTTACAACACAATTTTTCATTAGAAGATAATCAAGCAGAAGAAATAAATATAATCGATAATAGTCTGAAAAAACTAGGAAATATTGAACAGTCACTATTGATTATAAATGGTGAAAAAGACGTTTCTGATTTTTTAGCCATTGGATCTTGTATTCATAATAAAGTACTGCTTTCACAAAGAGAAGTCATTCCTAATACAGCTCACTTGCCCAATTTGGAAAATAGCAATTTAGTCAGTCGATACATTACAGCATTTTTGAAAAAATCAGATTAA
- a CDS encoding IS30 family transposase: MLKQDSFSILNAMKELIQRYPKGTVKSITCNRGVEFVHQFNVHLIESSFGIKIYYANPYSPHERGANEYHNGLLREYYPKPTAFNKVSQNQLDESVKSINTRPRKILK, translated from the coding sequence ATACTTAAACAAGATAGTTTTAGTATTTTGAATGCTATGAAAGAATTAATTCAACGTTATCCTAAAGGAACAGTCAAATCCATTACGTGTAATCGTGGTGTAGAATTTGTTCATCAATTTAATGTTCATTTAATTGAGAGTAGCTTTGGTATCAAAATTTATTACGCTAATCCTTATTCACCACATGAAAGAGGCGCTAATGAGTATCACAATGGATTATTAAGAGAATATTATCCAAAACCGACAGCATTTAATAAAGTGTCCCAAAATCAACTAGATGAGTCTGTTAAATCAATAAATACACGACCAAGAAAAATATTGAAATAG
- a CDS encoding amino acid permease, with translation MSEPEQKLERNLSNRHVQLIAIGGAIGTGLFLGAGKTIHLAGPSLLLVYLIVGIVVFFMMRALGELLLSNTEFGSFADIANEYIGPWAGFFVGWTYWLCWIVTGMAEITAVATYVGFWFPDFPNWISALFCVVFLVLLNSLTVKAFGEIEFWFAIIKIVTILGLIIVGFVLIFNKFQSTPTATASISNLWQHGGFFPTGISGFLLAFQMAVFSFVGVELIGVTAAETKDPEKTIPKAINQIPLRIVLFYVGSLFVIMSIIPWNQIDPEKSPFVTLFLYAGIPAAVAIINFVVLTAAASSCNSGIFSTSRMLYGLANHKRAPKIFRKLNSRNIPGASLYFSSAVLLIGVLLNYFIKNAITVFTIVTSISSLLFIFIWSMIVISFVRYRKSNKELAAKSIFKMPGASFMPAFMLIFFAGVLVMLAIAPDTRISLICGAVWFLLLFVIYRVFNKNELKKGEN, from the coding sequence ATGAGTGAGCCCGAACAAAAACTTGAACGAAATTTGAGTAACCGTCATGTGCAGTTAATCGCAATTGGAGGTGCAATTGGTACAGGTCTCTTTTTAGGGGCTGGAAAAACAATTCATCTCGCCGGGCCTTCTCTTCTACTTGTTTATTTAATTGTTGGTATCGTTGTTTTTTTCATGATGCGAGCATTAGGTGAATTACTACTTTCCAACACAGAATTTGGTTCTTTTGCAGATATTGCGAATGAATATATCGGTCCATGGGCAGGTTTTTTTGTTGGTTGGACATATTGGTTATGTTGGATTGTGACAGGTATGGCAGAAATAACAGCTGTCGCAACCTATGTTGGTTTTTGGTTTCCTGATTTTCCCAACTGGATTTCCGCTTTGTTCTGTGTAGTCTTTTTGGTATTACTTAATTCGTTAACCGTTAAAGCATTTGGAGAAATTGAGTTTTGGTTCGCAATAATAAAAATTGTCACAATATTAGGACTAATTATTGTTGGTTTTGTGCTTATTTTCAACAAATTCCAATCAACACCTACAGCAACAGCATCAATTTCAAATCTTTGGCAACATGGTGGGTTCTTCCCTACTGGAATTTCTGGCTTCCTCCTCGCCTTTCAGATGGCAGTTTTCTCGTTTGTTGGGGTTGAATTAATCGGAGTAACAGCAGCAGAAACAAAAGACCCAGAAAAAACTATTCCAAAAGCAATTAATCAAATACCTTTACGTATTGTGTTGTTTTATGTGGGTTCATTATTTGTTATTATGTCTATTATTCCTTGGAATCAAATTGATCCAGAAAAAAGTCCTTTTGTTACCCTCTTTCTTTATGCAGGTATTCCAGCGGCCGTTGCAATCATCAACTTTGTTGTGTTAACAGCAGCTGCATCGTCTTGTAATTCAGGGATATTCTCAACAAGTCGGATGTTATATGGTTTAGCTAATCATAAACGTGCACCCAAAATTTTCCGCAAGTTAAACAGCCGCAACATTCCTGGTGCGAGTCTTTACTTCTCAAGTGCCGTTTTATTAATTGGAGTGTTATTAAACTACTTTATTAAAAATGCAATCACAGTTTTTACGATTGTAACAAGTATTTCATCATTGTTATTCATCTTTATCTGGTCAATGATTGTTATCTCGTTCGTCCGTTACCGTAAGTCTAATAAAGAATTAGCAGCTAAAAGCATCTTCAAAATGCCTGGTGCATCATTTATGCCTGCCTTTATGTTAATTTTCTTTGCAGGCGTGCTAGTAATGCTAGCCATTGCACCTGATACACGTATATCGCTGATTTGTGGTGCTGTATGGTTCCTACTGCTGTTTGTTATTTATAGAGTCTTTAACAAAAATGAGCTAAAGAAGGGTGAGAATTAA
- the ald gene encoding alanine dehydrogenase, whose product MKIGIPKEIKNNENRVGITPAGVKSFVKSGHDVVIEKAAGIGSHITDEQYRLAGATVVDTAAEVWSAEMVIKVKEPLESEYQYFYEGLLLFTYLHLAAERNLTRALIEKGVTAVAYETIQLENGSLPLLVPMSEIAGRMSIQIGAQFLENTHSGKGILLSGVPGVRRGNVVIIGGGSAGTNAARIAVGMGANVTILDISAARLAQIDEQFGNSLSTLISDSYHIEEAVAKADLVIGAVLIPGSKAPKLVSEEMVKQMSPGSVLVDIAIDQGGIFETSDHITTHDDPIYIKHGVVHYAVANMPGAVAQTATYALTNVTIPYALRIANQGLAELCETNSDVLAGINTINGNVTYKAVADAHLLPYVEAGTQLY is encoded by the coding sequence ATGAAAATTGGTATTCCAAAAGAAATTAAAAACAATGAAAATCGTGTCGGTATTACACCAGCAGGCGTAAAAAGTTTTGTAAAAAGTGGCCATGATGTGGTGATTGAAAAAGCAGCTGGAATCGGTTCACATATCACTGATGAGCAGTATCGTTTAGCTGGTGCAACAGTGGTTGACACAGCGGCTGAAGTTTGGTCAGCTGAAATGGTCATTAAAGTGAAAGAACCCCTTGAGTCAGAGTATCAATACTTTTATGAAGGTTTGCTACTCTTTACCTACCTTCACCTGGCAGCTGAACGTAATTTAACGCGTGCTCTTATTGAAAAAGGTGTGACAGCTGTTGCTTATGAAACAATTCAATTAGAAAATGGTTCGTTACCGCTACTTGTTCCTATGAGTGAAATTGCTGGACGTATGTCAATCCAAATTGGTGCACAATTCCTTGAAAATACTCATTCAGGCAAAGGTATTCTACTTTCAGGTGTTCCAGGAGTGAGACGTGGGAATGTTGTTATCATCGGTGGTGGTTCTGCGGGTACAAACGCAGCACGTATTGCTGTTGGTATGGGAGCGAATGTTACAATCCTCGATATTAGTGCAGCCCGCCTTGCACAAATTGATGAACAATTTGGCAATTCACTTTCAACTTTGATTTCGGATTCTTATCACATTGAAGAAGCTGTTGCAAAAGCTGATTTAGTTATTGGGGCCGTGTTAATACCTGGATCAAAAGCACCAAAACTTGTATCAGAAGAAATGGTGAAACAAATGTCACCTGGTTCAGTCCTGGTTGATATTGCGATTGATCAAGGTGGTATTTTTGAAACCTCAGATCATATCACAACACATGATGATCCGATTTATATTAAACATGGTGTTGTGCATTATGCAGTGGCTAATATGCCAGGAGCTGTAGCTCAAACAGCAACATATGCGTTGACAAACGTAACAATTCCTTATGCATTACGTATTGCGAATCAAGGATTAGCAGAATTATGCGAAACAAACAGTGATGTTTTAGCAGGTATTAATACAATTAACGGTAATGTTACTTATAAAGCCGTAGCAGATGCCCACCTACTACCTTATGTTGAAGCAGGAACACAACTTTACTAA
- the murB gene encoding UDP-N-acetylmuramate dehydrogenase encodes MINKIATELQDLSHSLLVKTNEPLNKYTYTKTGGPADVFAVPQTIEEAQIVVTYAYKNDIPLMVLGNGSNLIIRDGGIRGIVLYLMNLTEITYKNNTLTAQTGAAIIDVSREAHKLSLAGLEFACGIPGSVGGALYMNAGAYGGETKDVLNRALVLTASGELIELDRQTLEEGASYRHSIIADKNYIVLEADFLLTPDAEETIAAKMANFTEQRESRQPLEYPSCGSVFKRPEGRFVGPMIQEAGLQGHTIGGVQVSLKHAGFMVNINQGTATDYIDLIAHVQKVIHQNYNVKLEPEVKILGEEVEV; translated from the coding sequence ATGATTAACAAAATAGCAACAGAACTACAAGACTTAAGCCATTCACTTCTCGTTAAAACAAATGAACCTTTGAATAAATACACCTATACAAAAACGGGTGGACCTGCAGATGTTTTTGCTGTTCCACAGACGATAGAAGAAGCACAAATCGTCGTGACTTATGCTTATAAAAACGATATCCCTCTAATGGTTTTAGGTAATGGATCTAATCTAATCATTCGTGACGGTGGTATCCGCGGCATTGTGTTATACCTTATGAATCTGACAGAAATAACTTATAAAAACAATACGCTCACAGCTCAAACAGGAGCCGCTATCATCGATGTATCACGTGAAGCGCATAAATTAAGCCTAGCAGGATTAGAGTTTGCTTGTGGAATCCCTGGAAGCGTTGGTGGTGCTCTATACATGAATGCTGGTGCCTACGGTGGCGAAACCAAAGACGTATTAAACCGCGCGCTCGTTTTAACAGCAAGTGGCGAACTAATTGAATTGGATCGTCAAACACTAGAAGAAGGGGCGTCGTATCGCCATAGTATTATCGCTGATAAAAACTATATTGTCCTAGAGGCTGATTTTTTATTAACACCTGATGCTGAAGAAACGATTGCTGCTAAAATGGCGAATTTTACCGAGCAACGCGAATCACGTCAACCCTTAGAATACCCTTCATGCGGTAGTGTTTTCAAGCGACCAGAAGGACGTTTTGTTGGTCCGATGATTCAAGAAGCAGGGTTACAAGGTCATACTATTGGTGGCGTTCAAGTCTCATTAAAACATGCCGGTTTTATGGTGAATATCAACCAAGGAACTGCCACAGATTATATTGATTTGATAGCGCACGTTCAAAAAGTAATTCATCAAAATTATAATGTGAAACTTGAACCAGAAGTGAAAATATTAGGGGAAGAAGTAGAAGTCTGA
- a CDS encoding amino acid ABC transporter permease, which produces MDFIGAYSWINIRFLLEGLWLTILVAAISIVFSFVIGGIIGVIRYMKIPYLSKIVGVITDIVRNLPLLLIIFFTYFALPKMGLRLDIFWSVVAAMTVFESAMLSEIIRGGLKAVPKGQMEAARSTGLTYMQALMSIVMPQALKKMIPPIVSQFISLIKDTSLAVVIALPEVTHNAKIIYGQDTAFVIPMFVAMAALYFIVCYVLSIISKRLEIRLG; this is translated from the coding sequence ATGGATTTTATTGGCGCTTACAGTTGGATTAATATCCGCTTTTTACTTGAAGGTCTATGGCTGACTATTTTAGTTGCAGCGATTTCAATCGTTTTTAGTTTTGTTATCGGTGGTATCATTGGTGTCATTCGTTACATGAAGATTCCCTATCTCTCTAAAATCGTTGGGGTTATCACTGATATTGTTCGTAATTTACCTTTGCTATTGATTATCTTTTTCACATACTTTGCGTTGCCAAAAATGGGTTTACGTTTAGATATTTTTTGGTCAGTTGTTGCAGCTATGACAGTGTTTGAATCGGCGATGTTATCCGAAATTATCCGTGGCGGTTTGAAAGCTGTACCAAAAGGTCAGATGGAAGCCGCACGTTCAACTGGTTTAACCTATATGCAGGCTTTAATGAGTATTGTGATGCCTCAAGCTTTGAAAAAAATGATTCCACCTATCGTGAGTCAGTTTATTTCACTTATTAAGGATACATCACTTGCCGTCGTTATTGCTTTACCAGAAGTAACTCACAATGCAAAAATAATATATGGACAGGATACTGCTTTTGTTATCCCTATGTTCGTAGCAATGGCTGCTTTATATTTTATCGTTTGTTATGTGCTCTCAATTATTTCAAAACGCCTAGAAATTCGACTAGGATAA
- a CDS encoding amino acid ABC transporter permease yields MFSILTTNYEALLSGFKYTIFSSILALVFSLIIGVVMAILQISHNKPARVLASIYVEFFRNIPLLVIVMFFYVVIPMYFFNINGFTAGTIGLTLYTSAFIAETVRAGILSVPKGQMEAGRSTGLTYTETMKSIVLPQAMKIVVPPLGNQFINLVKNSSILAMVAGLDLMYQGDLISSVNFNVFETYIVVACFYLVLTLPLSYFMNYLEKRWSISD; encoded by the coding sequence ATGTTTTCAATTTTAACGACAAACTATGAAGCCTTGCTTAGTGGTTTTAAATATACTATCTTTTCCAGTATTTTAGCACTTGTCTTCAGTTTAATTATTGGTGTTGTAATGGCTATTTTGCAAATTTCTCATAACAAACCTGCTAGAGTTTTAGCTTCTATTTATGTGGAATTTTTCCGAAATATACCATTACTTGTTATTGTAATGTTTTTTTATGTGGTAATTCCAATGTATTTCTTTAATATCAACGGTTTCACAGCTGGTACTATTGGGTTGACATTGTATACGTCTGCTTTTATTGCTGAAACAGTACGTGCCGGTATTTTATCTGTTCCAAAAGGACAAATGGAAGCTGGTCGTTCAACCGGGCTGACTTATACGGAAACAATGAAATCAATTGTGTTGCCTCAAGCAATGAAAATTGTCGTACCACCACTAGGCAATCAGTTCATCAACTTGGTAAAAAACTCATCCATTCTTGCGATGGTTGCTGGTTTAGACTTAATGTATCAAGGTGATTTAATTTCATCTGTTAACTTTAATGTCTTTGAAACCTATATCGTTGTGGCTTGTTTTTACTTAGTGTTAACTTTACCGCTCAGCTACTTTATGAATTATTTAGAAAAACGCTGGTCAATCAGCGATTAA
- a CDS encoding glutamate ABC transporter substrate-binding protein has translation MTMKKKLIFILMTLSLFLVGCGKQVADQSISERIQTKPTITWGVKTDTRLFGLTNIATGEIEGFDIDIAKALTKEIGGKDAKAVFVEVTSKTRIPLLKNGNIDAIIATMSITDERKQVVDFSDVYFDGGQSLLVKKGSKIRSIKDLDADTTVLAVKGSTSAINIRKSAPDAKILELENYSEAFTALKSNQGDVMTTDSGILYGMVAQDKNYAVVGGNFTDEPYGIAVNKGQKDFVKELNVALKTIKENGTYQKLYDKWIPKND, from the coding sequence ATGACGATGAAAAAGAAATTAATTTTTATCCTTATGACTTTGTCTCTCTTCTTAGTAGGTTGTGGTAAGCAAGTAGCAGATCAAAGCATTAGCGAACGTATTCAAACTAAGCCAACCATTACGTGGGGTGTAAAAACAGATACGCGTTTGTTTGGTTTAACAAATATTGCAACGGGTGAAATTGAAGGATTTGATATTGATATTGCCAAAGCACTTACTAAAGAAATTGGTGGTAAAGATGCAAAGGCTGTGTTTGTCGAAGTAACTTCAAAAACACGTATTCCACTATTGAAAAATGGTAATATCGATGCCATTATTGCAACGATGTCAATTACGGATGAACGTAAACAAGTCGTGGATTTTTCAGATGTTTATTTTGATGGAGGGCAATCGCTCTTAGTTAAAAAAGGCAGTAAAATTCGCTCGATTAAAGATTTGGATGCGGATACAACTGTTTTAGCAGTTAAAGGATCGACTTCAGCAATCAACATCCGTAAATCAGCTCCTGATGCCAAAATCCTTGAATTAGAAAATTACTCTGAAGCCTTCACTGCCTTGAAATCAAACCAAGGGGATGTTATGACTACTGATAGCGGCATTTTATATGGTATGGTCGCTCAAGATAAAAACTATGCTGTCGTTGGTGGTAATTTCACTGATGAACCTTATGGTATTGCAGTCAATAAAGGCCAAAAAGATTTTGTGAAAGAGTTAAATGTTGCTTTAAAAACAATAAAAGAAAATGGCACTTATCAAAAATTATATGATAAGTGGATTCCTAAAAATGACTAG
- a CDS encoding amino acid ABC transporter ATP-binding protein has translation MIEFKNVDKYYGTYHALRNINLEIKKGEVVVVIGPSGSGKSTMLRTINGLEEISSGHLLVNDYDLNDKGTNINIVRKNVGMVFQHFNLYPHKTVLENITLAPMKVLKKTPAEAKKTGLALLNKVGLAEKADVYPASLSGGQQQRVAIARGLAMEPEVILFDEPTSALDPEMIGEVLDVMKSLAQDGMTMVVVTHEMGFAREVADRVIFMDQGTILEDREAVAFYDGPNEERARQFLSKIINH, from the coding sequence ATGATTGAATTTAAAAATGTCGATAAGTATTATGGCACATATCATGCTTTACGAAATATCAATTTAGAAATCAAAAAAGGTGAGGTTGTCGTTGTTATCGGCCCATCTGGTTCTGGTAAAAGTACAATGTTGCGTACTATTAATGGTCTAGAAGAAATTAGTTCTGGTCATTTACTTGTAAATGATTATGACTTAAATGATAAAGGCACTAATATTAATATCGTGCGTAAAAATGTCGGAATGGTCTTCCAGCATTTTAATCTTTATCCTCATAAAACTGTTTTAGAAAATATTACATTAGCTCCAATGAAAGTATTGAAAAAAACACCTGCTGAAGCTAAGAAAACTGGTTTAGCACTATTAAACAAGGTTGGACTCGCTGAAAAAGCAGATGTTTACCCAGCAAGCCTTTCTGGTGGGCAACAACAACGTGTAGCAATTGCTCGTGGTTTAGCAATGGAACCAGAAGTAATTCTGTTTGATGAACCAACATCAGCACTAGATCCTGAAATGATTGGTGAGGTATTAGATGTTATGAAGAGCCTTGCACAAGATGGGATGACAATGGTTGTGGTCACTCATGAAATGGGATTTGCTCGCGAAGTGGCGGATCGTGTTATTTTTATGGATCAAGGAACAATTTTAGAAGATCGTGAAGCCGTAGCTTTTTATGATGGTCCTAACGAAGAACGTGCGCGTCAATTCTTGAGTAAAATTATAAATCACTAA
- a CDS encoding ABC-F family ATP-binding cassette domain-containing protein has translation MTITVSNVGLRFSDKKLFEDITMKFTPGNCYGLIGANGAGKSTFLKILSGEIEAQTGDIHITPGERLAVLKQDHFEFEEHRVLDVVIMGHQQLYAIMEEKNAIYMKEDFSDADGLRAAELEGEFGEMGGWESESDAAILLKGLGIGPSDHDKLMKELDGGGKVKVLLAQALFGKPDILLLDEPTNHLDLKAIMWLEDFLANFENTVIAISHDRHFLNQVCTHIADLDYNKIKLFVGNYDFWYESSQLAQRMLQDGNKKKEEKIKELEAFVARFSANASKSKQATSRKKTLDKITLDDIQPSSRRYPFIRFQSDREVGNDILQVSGLSKTIDGVKVLDNVSFTLDRDDKVAFVGNDSSSSALLAILAGDMEPDEGTFKWGVTTSQTYFPKDNTEFFEGSNLNLVDWLRQYSPTEDAESFLRGFLGRMLFSGDEVLKKVRVLSGGEKVRCMLSRMMLSGGNTLILDEPTNHLDLESITALNDGLLDFKGVMLFICHDHQFTQSLANRVIDVTPGSFYNKKQSYDEYLETQK, from the coding sequence ATGACAATCACAGTAAGTAATGTCGGACTACGTTTTTCTGACAAAAAGCTATTTGAAGATATCACAATGAAATTCACTCCCGGTAACTGCTACGGTTTAATTGGCGCGAATGGTGCGGGTAAATCAACATTTTTAAAAATTCTTTCAGGTGAAATTGAAGCACAAACTGGTGATATTCACATCACTCCAGGTGAACGTCTTGCCGTTTTAAAACAAGATCACTTTGAATTTGAAGAGCATCGTGTACTTGATGTTGTAATTATGGGACATCAACAACTATATGCAATTATGGAAGAAAAAAATGCCATTTATATGAAGGAAGATTTTAGTGATGCTGACGGATTACGTGCAGCAGAATTAGAAGGTGAATTCGGCGAAATGGGTGGTTGGGAATCTGAATCAGATGCAGCTATTCTATTAAAAGGACTTGGAATTGGTCCAAGTGATCACGATAAATTGATGAAAGAACTTGATGGTGGTGGGAAAGTAAAAGTTTTACTTGCTCAAGCACTCTTTGGTAAGCCTGATATCTTACTATTAGATGAGCCTACTAACCACTTGGACTTAAAAGCAATTATGTGGTTAGAAGATTTCTTAGCAAACTTTGAAAACACTGTTATCGCGATTTCCCATGACCGTCACTTCCTTAACCAGGTATGTACGCATATTGCGGATTTAGATTACAACAAAATCAAATTGTTTGTTGGTAACTATGACTTCTGGTATGAATCAAGCCAGTTAGCACAACGTATGCTACAAGATGGTAACAAGAAAAAAGAAGAAAAAATCAAAGAATTAGAAGCCTTTGTTGCGCGATTCTCTGCCAACGCTTCTAAATCTAAACAAGCAACATCACGTAAAAAAACATTGGATAAAATTACACTCGATGATATTCAACCATCATCACGTCGCTATCCATTTATCCGTTTCCAATCAGATCGTGAAGTTGGAAATGATATTTTACAAGTTTCAGGCCTTAGCAAAACAATCGATGGTGTGAAAGTATTGGATAACGTTTCCTTTACACTTGATCGTGATGATAAAGTTGCTTTCGTTGGCAATGACTCTTCATCTTCTGCCCTTCTTGCTATTTTAGCAGGAGATATGGAACCAGATGAAGGCACATTCAAATGGGGCGTTACAACCTCGCAAACATACTTCCCTAAAGACAACACTGAATTCTTCGAAGGTTCTAATTTAAACCTTGTTGATTGGTTACGTCAATATTCGCCAACAGAAGATGCTGAATCATTCTTGCGTGGATTCTTAGGACGTATGCTCTTCTCAGGAGACGAAGTACTTAAAAAAGTACGCGTCTTATCAGGGGGCGAAAAAGTACGTTGTATGTTAAGCCGTATGATGTTATCAGGTGGTAACACGTTGATTCTTGATGAACCAACTAACCACTTGGACTTAGAATCAATCACAGCCTTAAACGATGGTTTGTTAGACTTTAAAGGCGTTATGCTCTTTATCTGTCACGATCACCAGTTTACACAATCACTCGCTAACCGCGTAATTGATGTAACACCAGGCTCATTCTACAATAAAAAACAATCTTATGATGAGTATTTAGAAACTCAAAAATAA
- a CDS encoding DNA-3-methyladenine glycosylase I: protein MTICDWATKYEEERIYHNEEWGRFTTKSNDLYFEFLILEGAQAGLSWRTILNKREGYRTVFHHFDIERCAELSDEELEAARLNTMIVRNKLKIASVRKNAVAFKKIIIEFGSIENYLRTFFTEVPMINHWETINDVPSESKESIALSKDLKKRGCSFIGPTIMYAFLQATGFIDDHIVSCDFHTNNRI from the coding sequence ATGACTATTTGTGATTGGGCTACAAAATACGAAGAAGAACGAATCTACCATAATGAAGAGTGGGGGAGATTTACAACTAAAAGTAATGATCTTTACTTTGAATTCTTAATATTAGAAGGAGCACAAGCAGGTCTCTCATGGCGTACTATTTTAAATAAACGGGAAGGCTATCGTACGGTGTTTCATCATTTCGATATTGAACGTTGCGCAGAATTAAGTGATGAAGAACTTGAAGCAGCACGTTTGAATACAATGATTGTTCGCAATAAATTGAAAATTGCCAGCGTCCGTAAAAATGCAGTCGCTTTTAAGAAAATCATCATTGAATTTGGCTCGATTGAAAACTATTTACGTACGTTTTTTACAGAAGTACCAATGATTAATCATTGGGAAACAATCAACGACGTACCAAGTGAAAGTAAAGAATCTATCGCTTTAAGTAAGGATTTGAAGAAAAGAGGTTGCTCCTTTATTGGGCCCACAATTATGTATGCCTTTTTACAAGCAACAGGTTTTATCGATGATCATATCGTAAGTTGTGATTTTCATACAAATAATAGAATTTAA